The following are encoded in a window of Pseudomonas sp. JQ170C genomic DNA:
- a CDS encoding ABC transporter ATP-binding protein, translating to MLFRRFEKLIDIFREAPSAAPPSTVLPFYLYYLRQVWPSFAALLVVGLIGALIEVALFSYLSRIIDLAQGTPNINFFSEHAGELLWMLVVALILRPVFVGLHDLLVHQTISPGMTSMIRWQNHTYVLKQSLNFFQSDFAGRIAQRIMQTGNSLRDSAVQAVDALWHVLIYAISSLVLFAEADWRLMLPLITWILCYIGALYYFVPRVKERAVVSSDARSKLMGRIVDGYTNIATLKLFAHTDYEQQYAREAIREQTEKTQLAARVVTSMDVVITSLNGLLIVGTTGLALWLWTQSLISVGAIALATGLVIRIVNMSGWIMWVVNGIFENIGMVQDGLQTIAQPVTVTDPPNAPTLKVDRGGVKFENVGFHYGKGSRIIDGLNLEIRPGEKIGLIGPSGAGKSTLVNLLLRLYDLESGRILIDGQDIAQVTQASLRAQIGMITQDTSLLHRSIRDNLLYGRPDASEDDLWEAVRRARADEFIPQLSDAQGRTGFDAHVGERGVKLSGGQRQRIAIARVLLKNAPILIMDEATSALDSEVEAAIQESLETLMQGKTVIAIAHRLSTIARMDRLVVLEKGRIAEMGSHAELLAHQGLYARLWHHQTGGFVGID from the coding sequence ATGTTGTTCCGCCGCTTCGAAAAGCTGATCGATATCTTCCGAGAAGCGCCCAGTGCAGCACCGCCCAGTACCGTGCTGCCGTTCTACCTCTACTACCTGCGCCAGGTGTGGCCAAGCTTTGCCGCCCTGCTGGTAGTCGGCCTTATCGGCGCACTGATCGAAGTGGCGCTGTTCAGCTACCTGAGCCGGATCATCGACCTGGCCCAGGGCACCCCGAACATCAACTTCTTCAGCGAGCATGCCGGTGAACTGCTGTGGATGCTGGTGGTGGCGCTGATCCTGCGGCCGGTGTTCGTCGGCCTGCACGACTTACTGGTACACCAGACCATCAGCCCCGGCATGACCAGCATGATTCGCTGGCAAAACCACACCTATGTGCTCAAGCAGAGCCTGAACTTCTTCCAGAGCGACTTTGCCGGGCGTATCGCCCAACGCATCATGCAGACGGGCAACTCGCTACGCGACTCGGCGGTGCAGGCGGTGGATGCCCTGTGGCATGTACTGATCTATGCCATCAGCTCGCTGGTGCTGTTTGCCGAGGCCGACTGGCGCCTGATGCTGCCGCTGATCACCTGGATCCTCTGCTACATCGGCGCGCTCTATTACTTCGTGCCACGGGTCAAGGAGCGGGCCGTGGTCTCCTCCGATGCCCGCTCCAAGCTCATGGGCCGGATCGTCGATGGCTACACCAACATTGCCACCCTCAAGCTCTTTGCCCACACCGACTACGAACAGCAATACGCCCGCGAAGCCATCCGCGAACAGACCGAAAAAACCCAGCTGGCCGCCCGCGTGGTCACCAGCATGGACGTGGTCATCACCAGTCTCAACGGCCTGCTGATCGTCGGCACCACCGGCCTTGCCCTGTGGCTGTGGACCCAGTCACTGATCAGTGTCGGCGCCATCGCCCTGGCCACCGGCCTGGTGATCCGCATCGTCAACATGTCCGGCTGGATCATGTGGGTGGTCAACGGCATCTTCGAGAACATCGGCATGGTCCAGGACGGCCTGCAGACCATTGCCCAGCCGGTCACCGTGACCGACCCGCCCAACGCCCCGACCCTCAAGGTCGACCGCGGCGGGGTGAAGTTCGAGAACGTGGGCTTTCACTACGGCAAGGGCAGCCGGATCATCGACGGCCTGAACCTGGAGATCCGTCCCGGCGAGAAGATCGGCCTGATCGGCCCGTCGGGTGCGGGCAAATCGACCCTGGTCAACCTGCTACTGCGCCTGTACGACCTGGAGAGCGGTCGCATCCTGATCGACGGCCAGGACATCGCCCAGGTGACCCAGGCCAGCCTGCGCGCACAGATCGGCATGATCACCCAGGACACCTCCCTGCTGCACCGCTCGATCCGCGACAACTTGCTGTACGGTCGCCCGGACGCCAGCGAAGACGACCTCTGGGAAGCCGTGCGCCGGGCCCGCGCCGACGAGTTCATCCCGCAGCTGTCCGACGCCCAGGGGCGTACCGGCTTCGATGCCCATGTGGGTGAGCGCGGGGTGAAGTTGTCGGGAGGACAGCGTCAGCGCATCGCCATTGCCCGGGTCCTGCTGAAGAATGCGCCGATCCTGATCATGGATGAAGCAACCTCGGCGCTGGACTCGGAGGTCGAGGCGGCGATCCAGGAAAGCCTTGAGACCTTGATGCAAGGCAAGACCGTGATCGCCATCGCCCATCGCCTGTCGACCATCGCGCGCATGGATCGCCTGGTGGTGCTGGAAAAGGGCCGGATTGCCGAGATGGGCAGCCATGCCGAACTGCTGGCTCACCAGGGCTTGTATGCGCGATTGTGGCATCACCAGACCGGCGGGTTCGTGGGGATTGATTGA
- a CDS encoding peptidylprolyl isomerase produces the protein MLKKLLLATCSVVFATSLMAADKAPHVLLDTSFGQIEVELDPVKAPISSKNFLEYVDSGFYNNTIFHRVIPGFMAQGGGFTEQMVQKPTKDPIRNEASNGLHNTRGTLSMARTSNPNSATSQFFINVADNAFLDPGRDAGYAVFAKVVKGMDVVDQIVNSPTTVKKGMRDVPVDPVFIKSAKRID, from the coding sequence ATGCTGAAAAAACTCCTGCTCGCCACCTGCTCGGTCGTCTTCGCCACCAGCCTGATGGCTGCCGACAAGGCGCCTCACGTGCTCTTGGACACCAGCTTCGGCCAGATCGAAGTGGAACTGGACCCGGTCAAGGCCCCGATCAGCAGCAAGAACTTCCTCGAATACGTGGACAGCGGCTTCTACAACAACACCATCTTCCACCGGGTGATTCCAGGCTTCATGGCCCAGGGCGGCGGCTTTACCGAACAAATGGTGCAAAAGCCCACCAAGGACCCGATCCGCAATGAAGCCAGCAATGGCCTGCACAACACCCGCGGCACGCTGTCGATGGCCCGTACCTCCAACCCGAATTCGGCCACCAGCCAGTTCTTTATCAACGTTGCCGACAACGCCTTCCTCGACCCGGGCCGCGATGCCGGTTATGCCGTGTTCGCCAAAGTGGTCAAGGGCATGGATGTGGTGGACCAGATCGTCAACTCCCCAACCACCGTCAAGAAAGGCATGCGCGATGTGCCGGTCGACCCGGTGTTCATCAAGTCGGCCAAACGCATCGACTGA
- a CDS encoding alpha/beta fold hydrolase yields the protein MAYFEHEGCSLHYEEYGQGDPLVLLHGLGSSCQDWEMQVPTLARHYRVILMDIRGHGRSDKPRERYSIASFSADLLALLEHLQTGPVHLVGLSMGGMVGFQFAVDYPEMLRSLCIVNSAPEVKRRTRSDWIWWAKRWAMARALSLDTIGKALAARLFPRPDQANLRHTMAERWAKNDKRAYLSSFDAIVGWGVSERIGQIRCPTLVISADQDYTPIQLKERYVSLIPQARLAVIEDSRHATPLDQPQVFNQTLLQFLAASTTPQGTLSPC from the coding sequence ATGGCTTATTTCGAACACGAAGGTTGCTCGCTGCACTACGAGGAATATGGCCAGGGCGATCCGCTGGTGCTGCTGCACGGCCTGGGCTCCAGTTGCCAGGATTGGGAAATGCAGGTGCCAACCCTTGCCCGCCACTACCGGGTGATCCTGATGGACATCCGCGGCCACGGCCGCTCCGACAAGCCTCGTGAGCGCTACAGCATCGCAAGTTTCAGCGCCGACCTGCTGGCCCTGCTGGAACACCTGCAAACCGGCCCGGTGCATCTGGTGGGGCTGTCCATGGGCGGCATGGTGGGGTTCCAGTTCGCCGTCGATTACCCTGAAATGCTGCGCAGCCTGTGCATCGTCAATAGCGCACCGGAGGTCAAGCGCCGCACCCGCAGCGACTGGATCTGGTGGGCCAAGCGCTGGGCCATGGCCCGGGCCCTGAGCCTTGACACCATCGGCAAGGCCCTGGCCGCCCGCCTGTTTCCCAGGCCCGACCAGGCAAACCTTCGGCACACGATGGCCGAGCGTTGGGCGAAGAATGACAAACGTGCTTATCTTTCCAGCTTCGATGCCATTGTCGGTTGGGGCGTCAGCGAACGCATCGGGCAGATTCGCTGTCCTACGCTGGTCATCAGCGCCGACCAGGATTACACCCCGATACAACTGAAGGAGCGCTATGTCAGCCTGATTCCCCAGGCACGACTGGCGGTCATCGAGGATTCGCGGCACGCTACGCCGCTGGACCAACCCCAGGTTTTCAATCAGACGCTGCTGCAGTTTCTGGCAGCGTCCACCACCCCTCAAGGAACATTGAGCCCATGCTGA
- a CDS encoding LysR family transcriptional regulator yields MKAPRVTLDQWRTLQAVVDHGGFAQAAEALHRSQSSVSYTVARMQDQLGVPLLRIDGRKAVLTEAGNVLLRRSRQLVKQASQLEDLAHHMEQGWEAEVRLVVDAAYPNARLVRALSAFMPQSRGCRVRLREEVLSGVEEVLHEGIADLAISGFNISGYLGTELSSVEFVAVAHPDHSLHRLGRELSFQDLESQLQVVIRDSGRAQPRDVGWLGAEQRWTVGSLATAATFVSSGLGFAWLPRHLIERELREGILKPLPLDQGGSRHPLFYLYSNKDKPLGPATQILIELLRNFDTAPLDVPFAAPAQA; encoded by the coding sequence ATGAAAGCGCCGCGCGTTACCCTGGATCAGTGGCGGACCCTGCAGGCGGTGGTCGACCACGGAGGTTTTGCCCAGGCGGCCGAAGCCCTGCACCGCTCGCAATCCTCGGTGAGCTACACCGTAGCCCGCATGCAGGATCAGCTGGGCGTGCCATTGCTGCGCATCGACGGACGCAAGGCGGTGCTGACCGAGGCCGGCAATGTGTTGCTGCGCCGCTCCCGGCAACTGGTCAAGCAGGCCAGCCAGCTCGAAGACCTGGCCCATCACATGGAACAGGGCTGGGAAGCCGAAGTGCGTCTGGTGGTCGACGCCGCCTACCCTAATGCCCGCCTGGTCCGCGCCTTGAGTGCGTTCATGCCGCAAAGCCGCGGTTGCCGGGTGCGCCTGCGCGAAGAGGTACTGTCCGGGGTCGAAGAGGTGCTGCATGAAGGCATCGCCGACCTGGCCATCAGCGGCTTCAATATCTCCGGCTACCTGGGCACCGAACTGAGCTCGGTGGAGTTCGTCGCCGTCGCCCACCCCGACCACAGCCTGCATCGCCTGGGCCGGGAGCTGAGCTTCCAGGACCTGGAGAGCCAGCTGCAAGTGGTGATCCGCGACTCGGGCCGAGCGCAGCCCCGTGACGTGGGCTGGCTGGGCGCCGAACAACGCTGGACGGTCGGCAGCCTGGCCACCGCCGCCACCTTCGTCAGCAGCGGCCTGGGCTTTGCCTGGCTGCCGCGCCACCTGATCGAGCGCGAGCTGCGCGAAGGCATTCTCAAGCCCTTGCCACTGGATCAGGGTGGCAGTCGCCATCCACTGTTCTACCTTTACTCCAACAAGGACAAGCCCCTGGGCCCGGCTACGCAGATTCTCATCGAGTTGCTGCGCAACTTCGATACCGCGCCGCTGGATGTGCCCTTCGCCGCCCCCGCCCAAGCCTGA
- a CDS encoding 3-phosphoglycerate kinase produces the protein MKKCCAVLLALLPLTALAYPIDVDKQLDGVKVDYTTYDTDYDMGSITLSNYGDVPAQCKVRFQNGPEAPRVRRVQVPAKQSKDVTAKFNRKIIKLRISLDCKPQE, from the coding sequence ATGAAGAAATGTTGTGCTGTATTGCTGGCCCTGCTTCCGCTCACGGCGCTGGCTTACCCCATTGATGTGGACAAGCAGCTGGATGGCGTCAAGGTCGACTACACCACCTATGACACCGACTACGACATGGGCTCGATCACCCTGAGCAACTACGGTGACGTGCCGGCCCAGTGCAAGGTGCGGTTCCAGAACGGCCCGGAAGCGCCTCGGGTGCGTCGGGTCCAGGTGCCGGCCAAGCAAAGCAAGGATGTCACCGCCAAATTCAACCGCAAGATCATCAAGCTGCGCATCAGCCTGGACTGCAAACCGCAAGAATGA
- a CDS encoding FMN-dependent NADH-azoreductase has translation MSRVLVIESSARQQDSISRQLTRDFVSQWQAANPSDQITQRDLAVNPVPHLDANLLGGWMKPEDQRNGDELQALARSNELTDEVLAADVLVLAAPMYNFTIPSTLKAWLDHVLRAGITFKYTETGPQGLLTGKKAYILTARGGIHAGASSDHQEPYLRQVMAFIGIHDVTFIHAEGLNLGGDFHEKGLNQAKAQLAAVA, from the coding sequence ATGTCCCGTGTACTTGTTATCGAAAGCAGCGCCCGCCAGCAGGATTCGATCTCCCGGCAACTGACCCGCGACTTCGTCAGCCAATGGCAGGCGGCGAACCCGAGCGACCAGATCACCCAGCGCGACCTGGCTGTGAACCCGGTGCCGCACCTGGATGCCAATCTGCTCGGTGGCTGGATGAAGCCTGAAGACCAGCGCAATGGCGATGAGCTGCAGGCCCTGGCCCGCTCCAACGAACTGACCGATGAAGTGCTGGCTGCTGATGTGCTGGTGCTGGCCGCGCCGATGTACAACTTCACCATTCCAAGCACCTTGAAAGCCTGGCTGGACCACGTACTGCGTGCCGGTATCACCTTCAAGTACACCGAAACCGGCCCACAGGGGCTGCTGACCGGCAAGAAGGCCTACATCCTCACGGCCCGCGGCGGCATCCATGCCGGCGCTTCCAGCGATCACCAGGAACCCTACCTGCGTCAGGTGATGGCGTTCATCGGTATCCACGACGTGACCTTCATCCACGCCGAAGGCCTGAACCTGGGGGGCGACTTCCACGAGAAAGGCTTGAACCAGGCCAAGGCCCAGCTGGCTGCGGTGGCTTGA
- a CDS encoding carboxylate/amino acid/amine transporter — protein sequence MGYLLIVALIQAFSFSLIGEYLAGHVDSYFAVLARVVLAGLVFLPLTRWRQVEPRFMRSMLLIGALQYGITYVCLYLSFRVLTVPEVLLFTILTPLHVTLIEDALNRRFNPWALVAALVAVGGAAVIRFDSISPDFFIGFLLLQLANFTYAAGQVLYRHLVARNPSDLPHYRRFGYFYLGALMVVLPAFLAFGNSQHLPSTDVQWLVLLFLGLCPTALGLYWWNKGACLVSGATLAVMNNLHVPVGLLLNLLIWNQHEPLGRLFIGGAVILASLWIGRLGSQGALRAGQAGR from the coding sequence ATGGGCTATTTATTGATCGTCGCGCTGATCCAGGCGTTTTCCTTCAGCTTGATCGGCGAGTACCTGGCCGGTCACGTCGACAGCTATTTCGCCGTGCTGGCGCGGGTGGTGCTGGCCGGGCTGGTGTTCCTGCCCCTGACCCGCTGGCGTCAGGTCGAGCCGCGCTTCATGCGCTCGATGCTGCTGATCGGCGCGCTGCAATATGGCATCACCTATGTCTGCTTGTACTTGAGCTTCAGGGTGCTGACGGTGCCGGAGGTGCTGCTGTTCACCATTCTTACGCCCTTGCACGTGACCCTGATCGAAGACGCCCTGAACCGACGCTTCAACCCCTGGGCGCTGGTCGCAGCGCTGGTCGCCGTGGGCGGTGCGGCGGTGATTCGCTTCGACAGCATTAGCCCGGACTTCTTCATCGGTTTCCTGCTGCTGCAACTGGCCAACTTCACCTACGCCGCAGGGCAGGTGCTGTACCGCCACCTGGTTGCGCGCAACCCCAGTGACCTGCCGCATTACCGGCGCTTTGGCTACTTCTACCTGGGGGCGTTGATGGTGGTGTTGCCCGCGTTCCTGGCCTTCGGCAACAGCCAGCACCTGCCAAGCACCGATGTGCAGTGGCTGGTGCTGTTGTTCCTGGGGCTGTGCCCAACGGCGCTGGGGCTGTACTGGTGGAACAAGGGGGCGTGCCTGGTCTCGGGCGCGACCCTTGCGGTGATGAACAACCTGCACGTGCCGGTAGGGCTGTTGCTCAACTTGCTGATCTGGAACCAGCACGAGCCCCTGGGCAGGTTGTTCATCGGCGGGGCGGTGATCCTGGCGTCACTGTGGATCGGCCGTCTCGGCAGTCAGGGTGCGTTGCGCGCGGGGCAGGCTGGCCGGTAG
- a CDS encoding mechanosensitive ion channel family protein → MDIQQMWQNALDLWGTLDQHPVLHAGLGLAVLLVIALVLGRVARFLILHAARLLGRQPALHWLNDLRQNKVFHRLAQTTPSLVVQFGLKLVPELNATSQHFLGNVALAFTILFLTLAISALLDALLDIYARTEHARTRSIKGYVQLAKMVLFVFSAIVIVATLIDRSPLLLLSGLGAMSAVILLVYKDTLLSFVASVQLTSNDMLRVGDWIEMPQVGADGDVVDITLHTVKVQNFDKTIVSIPTWRLMSESFKNWRGMQQSGGRRIKRSLFIDAGGVRFLTDDEEHRLSQVHLLTDYITRKRSELKAWNEAQGNVAEMSANRRRMTNIGTFRAYALAYLKSHPEIQPNMTCMVRQMQTTAQGVPLEIYCFTRTTVWADYERIQGDIFDYLLSVMPEFGLSLYQQPSGNDLRASLLPASLPRAQRTLTAETADPQ, encoded by the coding sequence ATGGATATTCAACAGATGTGGCAAAACGCCCTGGACCTGTGGGGCACCCTCGACCAACACCCTGTCTTGCACGCGGGCCTCGGCCTGGCCGTGCTGTTGGTCATTGCACTGGTACTCGGCCGGGTGGCGCGCTTTCTGATTCTGCACGCCGCCCGTCTGCTCGGCCGCCAACCAGCCCTGCACTGGCTCAACGACCTGCGCCAGAACAAGGTCTTCCACCGCCTGGCCCAGACCACCCCGTCACTGGTGGTGCAGTTCGGCCTGAAACTGGTGCCCGAGCTCAATGCCACCAGCCAGCACTTTCTCGGCAACGTGGCGCTGGCCTTCACCATCCTGTTCCTGACCCTGGCCATTTCGGCCCTGCTCGATGCCCTGCTGGACATCTACGCCCGCACCGAACACGCCCGCACCCGCTCGATCAAGGGCTATGTGCAACTGGCGAAGATGGTCCTGTTCGTGTTCAGCGCCATTGTCATCGTCGCCACCCTGATCGACCGTTCGCCGCTGTTGCTGCTCTCGGGCCTGGGTGCCATGTCGGCGGTGATTCTGTTGGTGTACAAGGACACCCTGCTGTCGTTCGTGGCCAGCGTGCAGTTGACCAGCAACGACATGCTGCGGGTCGGCGACTGGATCGAGATGCCCCAGGTGGGTGCCGACGGCGATGTGGTCGACATCACCCTGCACACGGTCAAGGTGCAGAACTTCGACAAGACCATCGTCTCCATTCCGACCTGGCGCCTGATGTCCGAGTCGTTCAAGAACTGGCGCGGCATGCAGCAGTCAGGCGGACGGCGGATCAAGCGCAGCCTGTTCATCGATGCCGGGGGCGTACGTTTTTTGACCGATGACGAAGAACATCGTCTGAGCCAGGTGCACCTGCTGACCGACTACATCACCCGCAAGCGCAGTGAGCTCAAGGCCTGGAACGAAGCCCAGGGCAATGTCGCCGAAATGTCGGCCAACCGCCGGCGCATGACCAACATCGGCACCTTCCGCGCCTATGCCCTGGCCTACCTGAAAAGCCACCCCGAGATCCAGCCGAACATGACCTGCATGGTCCGCCAAATGCAGACCACCGCCCAGGGCGTGCCGCTGGAAATCTACTGCTTTACCCGCACCACGGTGTGGGCCGACTACGAGCGCATCCAGGGTGACATCTTCGATTACCTCTTGTCGGTCATGCCGGAATTCGGCCTGAGCCTGTACCAGCAGCCGAGCGGCAACGACCTGCGCGCAAGCCTGCTACCGGCCAGCCTGCCCCGCGCGCAACGCACCCTGACTGCCGAGACGGCCGATCCACAGTGA
- a CDS encoding DEAD/DEAH box helicase — MFSQFALHERLLKAVDELKFVEPTPVQAAAIPLALQGRDLRVTAQTGSGKTAAFVLPMLNRLVDLKQKRVEIRALVLLPTRELAQQTLKEVERFSQFTFIKAGLITGGEDFKEQAAMLRKVPDVLIGTPGRLLEQLNAGNLHLEHVQVIVLDEADRMLDMGFSEDVERLCNECPNREQTMLFSATTGGAGLRDMIGKVLKDPEHLMLNSVSQLAEGTRQQIITADHNQHKEQIVQWLLQNETYEKAIIFTNTRVMADRIYGHLVAKDYKAFVLHGDKDQKDRKLAIERLKQGGAKILVATDVAARGLDVDGLDLVINFDMPRSGDEYVHRIGRTGRAGNEGLAVSLICHGDWNLMSSIERYLKQSFERRVIKEVKGTYTGPKKVKASGKAAGVKKKKTDKKGDKKVVAKRKPTAKPKPNAPLASADGLAPLKRRKPAPAAE, encoded by the coding sequence GTGTTTTCCCAATTCGCCCTGCACGAACGCCTGCTCAAAGCCGTGGACGAGCTGAAATTTGTCGAGCCGACGCCGGTGCAGGCAGCGGCCATTCCGCTGGCGTTGCAGGGGCGGGACCTGCGGGTGACGGCGCAAACCGGTAGCGGCAAGACCGCAGCCTTCGTCCTGCCGATGCTCAATCGCCTGGTCGACCTCAAGCAGAAGCGCGTCGAGATCCGCGCCCTGGTGCTGCTGCCAACCCGCGAGCTGGCCCAGCAGACTCTCAAGGAAGTCGAGCGTTTCTCCCAGTTCACCTTCATCAAGGCCGGCCTGATCACCGGTGGCGAAGACTTCAAGGAACAGGCGGCGATGCTGCGCAAGGTGCCGGACGTGCTGATCGGCACCCCGGGCCGCCTGCTTGAGCAGCTCAATGCCGGCAACCTGCACCTGGAGCATGTTCAGGTCATCGTCCTCGACGAAGCCGACCGCATGCTCGACATGGGCTTCTCCGAAGACGTCGAGCGCCTGTGCAACGAGTGCCCGAACCGTGAGCAGACCATGCTCTTCTCCGCCACCACCGGCGGCGCCGGCCTGCGCGACATGATCGGCAAGGTACTGAAAGACCCTGAGCACCTGATGCTCAACAGCGTCAGCCAGCTGGCCGAAGGCACCCGCCAGCAGATCATCACGGCCGACCACAACCAGCACAAAGAGCAGATCGTTCAGTGGTTGCTGCAGAACGAAACCTACGAAAAGGCGATCATCTTCACCAACACCCGGGTCATGGCCGACCGTATCTACGGTCACCTGGTGGCCAAGGACTACAAAGCCTTCGTACTGCACGGCGACAAGGACCAGAAAGACCGCAAGCTGGCCATCGAGCGCCTGAAGCAGGGCGGGGCGAAGATTCTGGTCGCCACCGATGTTGCTGCCCGCGGCCTGGACGTTGACGGCCTGGACCTGGTGATCAACTTCGACATGCCTCGCAGCGGCGACGAATACGTACACCGTATCGGCCGTACCGGCCGCGCCGGTAATGAAGGCCTGGCCGTATCGTTGATCTGCCATGGCGACTGGAACCTGATGTCGAGCATCGAGCGCTACCTCAAGCAGAGCTTCGAGCGCCGGGTCATCAAGGAAGTCAAAGGCACCTACACCGGGCCGAAGAAGGTCAAGGCCTCGGGCAAGGCGGCTGGGGTCAAGAAGAAAAAGACCGACAAGAAGGGCGACAAGAAAGTCGTGGCCAAGCGAAAGCCGACGGCCAAGCCCAAGCCTAATGCACCGCTGGCCAGTGCCGATGGCCTGGCGCCGTTGAAGCGTCGCAAGCCGGCACCGGCTGCCGAGTGA
- a CDS encoding transcriptional regulator, protein MITYDWDLIERLLHEVQNSAGHSFTPRPYAEQHAAALAAKGEPVPELDHLKTRACEYEKLLFDRGFIESRPEDQGGNGENFVLTERGSRLLSLIDSSIPGNDHPRQVLDEQEDALDPALFDQVASRPQIA, encoded by the coding sequence ATGATCACCTACGACTGGGACCTGATCGAACGCCTGCTGCATGAAGTGCAGAACAGCGCCGGTCACAGTTTCACCCCACGCCCTTATGCCGAACAGCATGCCGCCGCGCTCGCCGCCAAGGGCGAGCCTGTACCGGAGCTGGACCACCTCAAGACCCGTGCCTGCGAGTATGAAAAGCTGCTGTTCGATCGCGGCTTCATTGAAAGCCGGCCTGAGGATCAGGGCGGTAACGGCGAGAATTTTGTGCTCACTGAACGTGGCTCGCGCTTGCTCAGCCTGATCGACAGCAGCATCCCGGGTAATGACCATCCGCGTCAGGTGCTCGATGAACAGGAAGATGCACTGGACCCCGCCCTGTTCGACCAGGTGGCGTCGCGGCCCCAAATTGCCTGA
- a CDS encoding DMT family transporter — protein sequence MSTTRRNTDAFALQIMLVLCLIWGIQQVMIKLAAPDIAPVMQQALRSGMAAVLVGLLMCFRGGWDQVSHTWRGGLLAGALFGLEFLFIAEGLKLTSAAHMSVFLYTAPVFTALGLHFLLPSERLRPLQWLGIVLAFGGIAYAFAGGVSFADMDSRVLLGDAFGVLAGLAWGATTVVVRGSRLSEAPATLTLFYQLAVGFVGLLLIAALSGQVTQVHFTPLSIGSLLFQGLIVSFFSYLTWFWLLRRYLASNLAVFSFITPLFGVTFGVLLLGEPLSLNFVLGAVMVLLGVTLVSAEQWVRRRLRSLLG from the coding sequence ATGAGCACCACCCGCCGCAACACCGATGCCTTCGCCCTGCAAATCATGCTGGTGCTGTGCCTGATCTGGGGTATCCAGCAAGTGATGATCAAACTGGCGGCCCCCGATATCGCCCCGGTCATGCAGCAAGCCCTGCGTTCGGGTATGGCGGCGGTGCTGGTGGGGCTGCTGATGTGTTTTCGCGGGGGCTGGGACCAGGTGTCCCATACCTGGCGCGGCGGCCTGCTGGCCGGGGCGCTGTTCGGGCTGGAGTTTCTGTTCATTGCCGAAGGCCTGAAGCTGACGTCGGCGGCGCATATGTCGGTGTTCCTCTACACCGCCCCGGTGTTCACGGCCCTGGGCTTGCACTTTTTGCTGCCGAGCGAGCGCCTGAGGCCCCTGCAATGGCTGGGTATCGTGCTGGCCTTTGGCGGCATCGCCTATGCCTTTGCCGGTGGTGTGTCATTCGCCGACATGGACAGCCGCGTGCTCCTGGGCGATGCCTTCGGCGTCCTGGCAGGCCTGGCCTGGGGCGCGACCACCGTGGTGGTGCGTGGCTCACGGTTGTCCGAGGCGCCTGCGACCCTGACACTGTTCTATCAACTGGCGGTCGGTTTCGTCGGCTTGCTGTTGATTGCCGCGCTCAGCGGCCAGGTCACCCAGGTGCACTTCACCCCGCTGTCGATTGGCAGCCTGCTGTTCCAGGGGCTGATCGTATCGTTCTTCAGCTACCTGACCTGGTTCTGGCTGCTGCGCCGCTACCTGGCCTCGAACCTGGCGGTGTTCTCCTTTATCACCCCGTTGTTCGGCGTGACCTTTGGTGTGCTGTTGCTGGGCGAGCCCTTGAGCCTGAACTTCGTGCTCGGGGCGGTCATGGTGCTGCTCGGCGTGACCCTGGTCAGCGCTGAGCAGTGGGTGCGCCGGCGCTTGCGCAGCCTGCTCGGCTAG